The following are from one region of the Chloracidobacterium sp. genome:
- a CDS encoding M36 family metallopeptidase gives MQHSTRTETRGSLLLSLFVLALVTTFFVLPTQLQWEVNSQGRGIIQKTTSHEEGIENYDIRNQKGEEIDNLFQKMRNTVGKDAAAIADIRQKFVTGEESLRTRVPSLKIEYNTDINIPEVITPDVYRHEIERLSGPTTVKRSEALRNFAKQNNQLIGMEIDQLDQLKVIADYVNPRGNMAFAHLEQQINGVPVFRGEIKAGFTTSGEIIRVINNLAPGLDYNSLSTDFRDPADAVRAAARYINSDASKLDMSRDDSASTENRVVFGRGDSATTAERMYFPLEPGVAVPAWRVLIWQPVNAYYIIVDADTGAMLWRKNTTEDQTTAATYNVYNNANAYMKAADSPAPLSPGPVDPTTGQQGAIISRSNITLIGNEAPNTFNNNGWITDGANITDGNAVEAGLDRVAPDGVDAPMPGDTACPGAGCRVFSSPTWNPPPGSPTPGDDPLTAQAQRGAVIQMFYVMNRYHDIMYQLGWTEQAFNFQTDNFGRGGTGNDRLRAEGQDSSGTNNANMSTQADGTRPRMQMFLWTGPTPDYDGTVDSEVLIHEVTHGLSNRLHGNASGLSTNMARGMGEGWSDWYAYTLLAEPTDPIDGIYTTGGYATLLVASGFTGNYYYGIRRFPRAPITFLGPNGKPHNPFTFRYINSDCNTLIGTTTSNPPPNSAFPRGPIGVTTCDQVHNIGEIWSSMLWEVRNRMVTRLGFNAGTTRALQVVTDGMKLAPIGPTILQERDAIIAAASALPAAPEAAADVLDVREGFRVRGAGFSAAISSAGTGANNTVVTEAFDVPNAIFTNPISVSDSSGDNDGFPEPGESVLVSIPVTNNSGGGTINNVNISVTGGGTVNYGNIANGATVTQQVPYTVPGGAACGSLHQITITGTSALGAMNPQNFSFRLGAPVGGAPVAFTNSTLINLPNGQPTTTSGPASPYPSTINATGLTGQKNIRLTLNGFRHEWYNDMDFLLVGPGGQKFIFMSDNGNNATEALPPITFSITDTAAALLPGTNAGVIADGGEYRPSNVATPDPFVAPAPAAPYESAAPVGTATFASVFGTDGTAMNGTWSLYAVDDAGSDPGTINGGWTLTFEANDYACSVTPQTGNGRADFDGDGRTDVSVYRGSQGTWYLNQSTAGFGAIGWGIATDVPVPADYDNDGKTDTAIFRAAADPAFPDFYVLNSNGFTVSGVSWGIPGDVPTVSDYDGDGKADFAIYRQSDGTWYILLSSNGGNAIVNNPGTTPVPADYDGDGNSDGVIFTNGNWVGTASGGGSINISFGSAGDIPVPGNYDGDNKVDQAVFRPSTGTWYILRSSNAQVDIITFGTTGDVPAPGDYDGDGKDDLAIFRNGTWWINASTAGVSVQNFGLATDLPIVSAARP, from the coding sequence ATGCAACACAGTACGCGAACAGAGACTCGTGGAAGTCTGCTGTTAAGTCTATTCGTACTGGCGCTGGTCACGACATTTTTCGTGTTGCCGACACAGCTTCAGTGGGAAGTCAATAGCCAAGGCCGGGGTATTATTCAGAAGACCACGAGCCATGAAGAAGGTATCGAAAATTACGATATTCGCAATCAAAAAGGCGAAGAGATCGATAATCTTTTTCAGAAGATGCGCAATACGGTCGGGAAGGATGCCGCCGCAATTGCTGACATTCGGCAGAAATTCGTGACGGGCGAAGAATCCCTGAGAACTCGCGTCCCGTCTCTGAAGATCGAATACAACACCGACATCAACATCCCGGAAGTGATCACTCCTGATGTTTACCGACACGAGATCGAAAGGCTTTCAGGCCCGACGACGGTAAAACGTTCGGAAGCCCTTCGGAACTTTGCAAAACAGAACAACCAATTGATCGGAATGGAGATCGATCAGCTCGACCAGCTCAAGGTCATCGCTGACTACGTGAACCCCCGTGGCAACATGGCGTTCGCTCACCTCGAGCAGCAGATCAATGGTGTGCCGGTTTTCCGCGGCGAGATCAAGGCTGGCTTTACGACCTCGGGCGAGATCATCCGTGTGATCAATAACCTCGCACCCGGCCTCGACTACAACAGCCTGTCGACCGACTTCCGCGACCCTGCCGACGCAGTTCGCGCAGCCGCCCGTTACATAAACAGCGATGCATCGAAGCTCGATATGTCGCGTGACGATTCGGCCTCGACCGAAAATCGCGTGGTCTTCGGACGCGGCGATTCGGCTACTACGGCAGAAAGAATGTACTTCCCGCTCGAACCGGGCGTTGCCGTTCCGGCATGGCGAGTACTTATCTGGCAGCCGGTAAACGCGTATTACATCATCGTCGATGCCGATACAGGTGCGATGCTTTGGCGAAAGAACACGACCGAAGATCAGACCACAGCGGCGACGTACAACGTTTACAACAATGCGAATGCCTACATGAAGGCAGCTGATTCGCCGGCTCCGCTCTCACCCGGACCGGTCGATCCGACGACGGGACAGCAGGGTGCCATCATTTCCCGGTCGAACATTACGTTGATCGGCAATGAAGCACCGAACACGTTCAACAACAACGGCTGGATCACCGACGGAGCCAATATCACCGACGGTAACGCCGTTGAAGCCGGTTTGGACCGCGTCGCCCCGGACGGCGTCGACGCACCAATGCCCGGCGACACAGCTTGCCCCGGCGCAGGCTGCCGTGTTTTCTCATCCCCGACATGGAATCCTCCTCCGGGAAGCCCGACGCCCGGTGACGATCCGCTTACGGCCCAAGCCCAGCGCGGTGCGGTCATTCAGATGTTTTACGTGATGAACCGATATCACGACATCATGTACCAGCTTGGCTGGACCGAACAGGCGTTCAACTTCCAGACCGATAACTTCGGCCGCGGCGGTACGGGCAACGACCGGCTGAGAGCCGAAGGCCAGGACTCGAGCGGAACGAACAATGCGAACATGTCGACCCAGGCCGATGGAACCAGGCCGAGGATGCAGATGTTCCTCTGGACGGGTCCTACACCCGACTATGACGGTACAGTCGATTCCGAAGTGCTGATCCACGAGGTCACACACGGCCTTTCGAACCGTCTGCACGGCAACGCCAGCGGTCTTTCGACCAATATGGCTCGCGGTATGGGTGAAGGATGGTCTGATTGGTACGCGTACACGCTGCTTGCCGAACCGACCGATCCGATCGACGGTATTTACACAACCGGCGGCTACGCTACCTTGCTGGTCGCATCCGGATTCACCGGCAACTACTATTACGGCATCCGCCGCTTTCCGCGGGCGCCGATCACCTTCCTCGGACCGAACGGAAAGCCCCACAACCCGTTTACGTTCCGTTACATAAACTCGGATTGCAATACGCTTATCGGTACTACGACCTCGAATCCGCCGCCTAACAGCGCGTTTCCGAGAGGCCCGATCGGCGTTACTACCTGCGACCAGGTCCACAATATTGGTGAGATCTGGAGCTCGATGCTTTGGGAAGTTCGTAACCGCATGGTCACACGTCTCGGCTTCAACGCCGGAACAACGCGTGCACTTCAGGTGGTCACGGACGGAATGAAGCTTGCACCGATCGGCCCGACGATCCTCCAGGAACGCGATGCTATCATCGCTGCTGCTTCGGCATTGCCGGCGGCACCTGAAGCGGCGGCTGACGTATTGGACGTCCGTGAAGGATTCCGCGTTCGCGGTGCGGGCTTTAGCGCCGCCATCTCGAGTGCCGGAACCGGCGCGAATAACACCGTCGTAACGGAAGCTTTTGACGTTCCGAACGCGATCTTCACCAATCCGATCAGCGTCAGCGATTCCAGCGGCGACAACGACGGGTTCCCGGAACCTGGCGAAAGCGTCCTGGTAAGTATTCCGGTGACGAATAATTCGGGTGGCGGAACGATCAACAACGTGAACATTAGTGTCACAGGCGGCGGCACTGTCAATTATGGCAACATCGCTAATGGTGCGACAGTTACGCAGCAGGTTCCGTATACGGTTCCCGGCGGCGCAGCTTGCGGAAGCCTGCACCAGATCACGATCACGGGAACGTCCGCACTCGGTGCGATGAACCCGCAGAACTTCTCGTTCCGTCTCGGCGCACCAGTCGGCGGGGCTCCGGTTGCGTTCACAAATTCGACCCTGATCAATTTGCCGAACGGACAGCCGACGACCACCTCTGGACCGGCATCGCCTTACCCGTCAACGATCAATGCGACGGGCCTGACGGGACAGAAGAACATCCGACTGACGCTCAACGGCTTCAGGCACGAATGGTATAACGACATGGACTTCCTCCTGGTCGGCCCGGGCGGTCAGAAGTTCATCTTTATGTCAGACAACGGCAACAATGCGACCGAGGCTCTTCCGCCGATCACATTCTCGATCACGGACACGGCTGCAGCATTGCTTCCTGGCACGAACGCAGGCGTCATTGCTGACGGCGGCGAATATAGGCCGTCAAATGTCGCGACGCCAGATCCGTTTGTTGCACCTGCACCCGCAGCTCCGTACGAGAGTGCGGCTCCGGTCGGTACGGCGACCTTTGCCTCCGTTTTTGGAACTGACGGCACTGCAATGAACGGCACATGGTCGCTTTACGCCGTTGACGATGCCGGATCGGATCCGGGCACGATCAATGGTGGATGGACGCTCACGTTCGAAGCCAACGACTATGCCTGCTCGGTTACCCCACAAACGGGCAACGGGCGTGCTGACTTTGACGGCGACGGAAGGACCGATGTATCGGTTTACCGCGGCAGTCAAGGCACATGGTACCTGAACCAGAGCACAGCCGGATTCGGAGCAATTGGTTGGGGCATCGCAACCGACGTTCCGGTTCCTGCTGACTACGATAACGACGGCAAGACCGATACGGCGATCTTCAGGGCCGCAGCAGATCCGGCATTCCCGGACTTCTACGTCCTGAACAGCAACGGCTTTACCGTTTCGGGCGTCTCTTGGGGAATCCCGGGCGACGTACCGACCGTGTCCGATTACGATGGCGACGGAAAGGCAGACTTTGCCATTTATCGCCAGTCAGACGGAACGTGGTATATCCTGCTCAGCAGCAACGGCGGAAACGCCATCGTCAATAACCCCGGAACGACACCCGTACCGGCGGATTACGACGGTGACGGCAATTCCGACGGTGTGATATTCACGAACGGAAACTGGGTCGGAACGGCATCGGGCGGCGGATCGATAAACATATCGTTCGGCTCGGCCGGTGACATCCCCGTACCCGGAAACTACGACGGCGATAACAAGGTCGACCAGGCCGTGTTCCGCCCGAGCACCGGAACGTGGTATATCCTCCGCAGCAGCAATGCCCAGGTAGATATCATCACCTTCGGTACGACCGGTGACGTCCCGGCTCCGGGCGATTACGATGGCGACGGCAAGGATGACCTTGCTATCTTCCGTAACGGCACCTGGTGGATCAATGCGTCAACGGCCGGTGTATCGGTACAGAACTTCGGTTTGGCTACCGACCTTCCGATCGTTTCGGCGGCTCGTCCGTAG
- a CDS encoding VCBS repeat-containing protein, whose amino-acid sequence MKFSFRSRSGFKFIALSAVAAVGIVGYIGLGPEIDKAAASASGPSPSHTAAPGEISCTACHADFEVNTGTGNVTITGIPAYYTPNQQVPVTVTVNQADGVIFGFQLTAVTSTGQQVGTFTLPSGMPPTMQQNTGFVNNVERRYVSHTIDGVTPTTFGTKSWTFTWTAPSQRVGKVRFYTSGNAANSDGGPGGDYIYTRNRGTLSGEIISNFDTDSLTDVAVFRPSTNAWYALNSTNGGFQAVEFGIAGDQIAPADFDGDGITDRAVFRPSTGVWFVEKSTGGYLITQFGAAGDIPVPGDYDGDLKADLAIFRPSTGVWYIFRSSDSAYDIRQFGIGTDKVVPGDYDGDGKSDIAVWRPSTGVWYIFRSSDLGYSIFGFGLSEDRPVQNDYDGDGRLDAAVFRPSNATWYVLGSTEGFSAVQFGIGTDVSAPGDFDGDGKADRAVYRDGVWYILRSSDFGYTILGFGLPGDIPIQKAQLRN is encoded by the coding sequence ATGAAGTTCTCTTTTCGCTCGCGTAGCGGGTTTAAGTTCATCGCCCTATCTGCGGTCGCGGCCGTCGGCATCGTCGGCTATATCGGCCTCGGCCCCGAGATCGACAAAGCGGCCGCATCGGCCTCTGGCCCGTCGCCGTCCCATACCGCCGCGCCGGGCGAGATCAGCTGCACCGCGTGTCATGCCGATTTTGAGGTAAATACCGGGACCGGCAATGTGACCATCACCGGCATTCCTGCCTATTACACGCCGAACCAGCAGGTGCCGGTGACGGTGACGGTAAATCAGGCCGATGGCGTGATATTCGGATTTCAATTGACCGCCGTCACCTCGACCGGCCAGCAGGTCGGCACGTTTACGCTGCCCTCGGGAATGCCGCCGACCATGCAGCAAAATACGGGCTTTGTGAACAACGTTGAAAGACGCTATGTCTCGCATACGATCGACGGCGTCACGCCGACGACATTCGGCACCAAATCGTGGACGTTCACCTGGACTGCTCCGTCGCAGCGCGTCGGAAAGGTGAGGTTTTACACCTCAGGTAATGCCGCGAACAGTGATGGCGGGCCCGGCGGCGACTACATCTATACCCGTAACCGAGGAACCCTTTCGGGCGAGATCATCTCCAATTTCGATACCGATAGTCTGACGGACGTAGCGGTCTTCAGGCCATCGACCAATGCATGGTATGCCCTCAACAGCACGAACGGCGGCTTTCAGGCGGTCGAGTTCGGCATCGCTGGCGATCAGATCGCACCAGCGGATTTTGACGGGGACGGCATTACCGACCGGGCTGTTTTCAGGCCCTCGACCGGTGTCTGGTTCGTGGAGAAGAGCACTGGCGGTTATCTCATCACCCAGTTCGGCGCGGCAGGCGATATTCCCGTGCCGGGCGACTACGATGGCGATCTGAAAGCCGACCTCGCGATCTTCAGGCCGTCGACGGGAGTTTGGTATATTTTCCGCAGCTCCGATTCGGCATACGACATCAGGCAGTTCGGCATCGGGACGGATAAGGTCGTTCCGGGCGATTACGATGGCGACGGCAAGTCCGACATCGCTGTCTGGCGTCCCTCGACCGGCGTTTGGTACATCTTCAGAAGCTCCGATCTCGGCTACTCGATATTCGGCTTTGGCTTGAGCGAGGACCGGCCCGTCCAGAACGACTATGACGGTGACGGCCGCCTCGATGCCGCGGTCTTTAGGCCCTCTAACGCCACCTGGTATGTGCTTGGCTCGACCGAAGGATTTTCGGCGGTCCAATTCGGTATCGGAACCGACGTAAGCGCACCGGGCGATTTCGACGGCGACGGAAAAGCGGACCGCGCGGTCTATCGCGACGGCGTTTGGTACATCTTACGCAGTTCGGACTTTGGTTATACGATCCTTGGTTTCGGACTGCCGGGCGACATCCCCATCCAAAAGGCTCAGCTTCGCAACTGA
- the pilQ gene encoding type IV pilus secretin PilQ encodes MNSLHNISGYLRKAVIASILVSLLGIVVAGQDVRQQGKMYGDAGFVGEPINLKIVNMDIRELLSYITEQYGINFVIDKSVKAVPVTVNVNDVPWNVALDSVLRSQELGVQVNGTILRVADSKTLATEGEIRRLQMDNQLDSSPLYTEFMRLNYARAVGNIGRGSATSGTQSGSGGGMGSSMSSGAGVGNEGLLPIVKRRLSRRGSVEVDLRSNSLIITDVRENIDAIRQLIEILDQPEPQVEIEARIVVATRNFSRDVGVQISALVIGARGSGAGGGTLPEAPVDPRLPIPPSLPVGSINNNLASQIANTAIGLTTGVFGTAQINMLITAGEQKGQAKVIATPRVTALNNRQAVIESKTQIPITTIQPGSAAGGAVIATTEYIDVPLKLEITPQITDLGTIVLDVVAENSSTATLVSGAAPAINTQTMQTQVTVPDGGTTVVGGVLFDDERENQDRTPGLSRIPILGALFKRKGVQRNTNEILFFITPRIYRPDYETKKGSSGTRPNATIIQPVPLGNPVSNSGSSESAPVPVPSPMPVIQPVVQQPAPEKP; translated from the coding sequence ATGAATTCTCTTCATAACATCAGCGGTTACCTGCGAAAGGCAGTGATCGCGTCGATCTTAGTAAGTCTGTTAGGCATTGTTGTCGCCGGCCAGGACGTGCGGCAGCAAGGCAAGATGTACGGCGACGCCGGTTTCGTCGGCGAGCCGATCAATCTCAAGATCGTGAATATGGACATTCGCGAACTTCTGAGCTACATCACCGAACAGTACGGTATCAATTTCGTGATCGATAAATCGGTCAAGGCCGTTCCGGTCACAGTCAATGTAAATGATGTGCCCTGGAATGTCGCCCTTGATTCGGTCCTGAGATCGCAGGAGCTTGGCGTCCAGGTAAACGGAACCATCCTCCGGGTCGCAGATTCGAAAACACTTGCGACGGAAGGCGAGATCCGGCGTCTCCAGATGGACAATCAGCTTGATTCATCGCCGCTCTACACCGAGTTCATGCGTTTGAACTACGCCCGTGCCGTTGGCAACATCGGCCGCGGTTCCGCGACCAGCGGTACACAGTCGGGTTCAGGCGGCGGAATGGGCTCCTCGATGAGCAGCGGTGCCGGCGTCGGCAACGAAGGACTTCTTCCGATAGTCAAGCGTCGCCTCTCGCGTCGTGGTTCGGTCGAGGTCGACCTCCGCAGCAATTCTCTGATCATCACGGATGTGCGCGAAAATATCGACGCCATCCGTCAGCTTATCGAGATTCTTGACCAGCCTGAGCCGCAGGTCGAGATCGAAGCACGCATCGTGGTCGCGACACGTAACTTCAGCCGCGACGTCGGTGTTCAGATTTCAGCACTTGTAATCGGCGCCCGAGGAAGCGGAGCCGGCGGCGGTACCCTGCCCGAAGCCCCGGTCGACCCCCGATTGCCGATCCCGCCGAGCTTACCGGTCGGCTCGATCAACAACAACCTCGCCTCGCAGATCGCAAATACGGCGATCGGCCTGACGACGGGCGTTTTTGGAACCGCACAGATCAACATGCTGATCACTGCCGGTGAGCAGAAGGGACAGGCTAAGGTCATCGCGACCCCGCGTGTTACCGCTCTTAACAACCGTCAGGCTGTGATCGAAAGCAAAACGCAGATCCCGATCACGACGATCCAGCCCGGATCGGCCGCCGGTGGAGCCGTGATCGCCACAACGGAATACATCGACGTTCCGCTCAAACTCGAGATCACACCGCAGATCACCGATCTGGGTACGATCGTTCTCGACGTGGTCGCGGAAAACAGCTCGACGGCAACGCTTGTCTCAGGTGCGGCCCCGGCCATCAACACCCAGACGATGCAGACGCAGGTGACCGTTCCCGATGGCGGAACCACGGTTGTAGGTGGTGTTCTGTTCGACGACGAACGTGAAAATCAAGATCGTACACCCGGCCTTTCACGAATTCCGATCCTTGGAGCACTCTTCAAGCGAAAAGGCGTTCAGCGAAATACCAACGAGATCCTCTTCTTCATAACCCCGCGTATTTATCGCCCGGATTATGAGACGAAGAAGGGTTCGTCGGGAACCAGGCCGAATGCAACGATCATCCAGCCGGTGCCTTTGGGCAATCCGGTATCGAACTCGGGTTCTTCTGAGTCGGCTCCCGTGCCGGTTCCGTCCCCGATGCCGGTGATCCAGCCGGTCGTGCAGCAGCCTGCTCCAGAAAAGCCGTAG